One stretch of Mus pahari chromosome 5, PAHARI_EIJ_v1.1, whole genome shotgun sequence DNA includes these proteins:
- the Tagln2 gene encoding transgelin-2 translates to MANRGPSYGLSREVQQKIEKQYDADLEQILIQWITTQCREDVGQPQPGRENFQNWLKDGTVLCKLINSLYPEGQAPVKKIQSSTMAFKQMEQISQFLQAAERYGINTTDIFQTVDLWEGKNMACVQRTLMNLGGLAVARDDGLFSGDPNWFPKKSKENPRNFSDNQLQEGKNVIGLQMGTNRGASQAGMTGYGMPRQIL, encoded by the exons ATGGCCAACAGGGGACCTTCATACGGCCTGAGCCGAGAGGTGCAGCAGAAGATCGAGAAGCAGTACGACGCGGATCTGGAGCAGATCCTCATCCAGTGGATCACCACTCAGTGCCGCGAGGACGTGGGCCAGCCCCAGCCCGGGCGTGAGAACTTCCAGAACTGGCTCAAGGACGGCACG GTGCTGTGCAAGCTTATTAATTCACTGTATCCTGAGGGGCAGGCCCCAGTAAAGAAGATCCAGTCCTCTACGATGGCCTTCAAGCAGATGGAGCAGATCTCGCAGTTCCTGCAGGCAGCTGAGCGCTATGGCATTAACACCACCGACATCTTCCAGACTGTGGATCTCTGGGAAG GAAAGAACATGGCGTGTGTGCAGCGGACACTAATGAACCTGGGTGGGCTGGCAGTAGCCAGGGACGATGGGCTCTTCTCTGGGGATCCCAACTGGTTTCCTAA GAAGTCCAAGGAGAACCCTCGGAACTTCTCGGACAACCAGTTGCAAGAGGGCAAGAATGTGATCGGGTTGCAGATGGGCACCAACCGTGGAGCATCTCAGGCCGGCATGACCGGCTATGGGATGCCACGGCAGATCCTCTGA